One window from the genome of Deinococcus sp. NW-56 encodes:
- a CDS encoding S41 family peptidase produces the protein MNATLRRAPASGLPALRALTLLVAASFAAPLWPGAQALAQPAPSPAQEAFDKVNRLILEEYGGLSTVDRAALGREYQARLDAVCAPTPLNCPVEKAYPVIEAQLTALGDEHSFFQTPEDFQDFLASATGGNRLQFGVKLTRLDGENRVVLEVVPQSAAEEAGLKRGDLLRTLEGRPYTYAALQQARRDGRQIRLGVERAGQSLTLTLQSRESSTRDLPRLSFAGAANNVAVLRIPTFLSGGGIAQRVHDLVGEARAGGATGLIVDLRGNPGGSLAECDSAVSAFVPSFARVARGAQGESRTVVSRGTRLENGRNAGGVRSPQLWTGPLAVLVDRGSASCSEFFAFEIQHAGRGPVIGETTAGVGNTATRVFPVGEDAALQLTILNYAKPGGTLYPDRVKPDQPREQTEEDVRLLTRGQDTLLAAGVQALVTAPPLTLDPQTAR, from the coding sequence ATGAACGCCACCCTGCGCCGTGCCCCGGCTTCCGGCCTCCCGGCCCTCCGTGCCCTCACCCTGCTGGTGGCGGCCTCGTTCGCCGCGCCCCTGTGGCCCGGCGCACAGGCGCTCGCGCAGCCCGCACCCTCGCCCGCGCAGGAGGCGTTCGACAAGGTCAACCGCCTGATTCTGGAGGAATACGGCGGCCTCTCCACCGTCGACCGGGCCGCGCTGGGCCGCGAGTACCAGGCCCGGCTCGACGCGGTGTGTGCCCCGACTCCCCTCAACTGCCCGGTCGAGAAGGCTTATCCGGTGATCGAGGCGCAGCTCACGGCGCTGGGGGACGAGCACAGCTTCTTCCAGACTCCGGAGGACTTTCAGGACTTCCTGGCGAGCGCCACGGGCGGCAACCGGTTGCAGTTCGGCGTCAAACTCACCCGGCTCGACGGCGAGAACCGGGTGGTGCTGGAGGTCGTTCCCCAGAGCGCCGCCGAGGAGGCGGGCCTGAAGCGCGGCGACCTGCTGCGGACGTTGGAGGGCCGCCCCTACACCTACGCGGCCTTGCAGCAGGCCCGGCGCGATGGGCGCCAGATTCGGCTGGGCGTGGAGCGGGCCGGGCAGTCCCTGACCCTGACCCTCCAGTCGCGCGAGAGCAGCACCCGTGACCTGCCCCGGCTGAGCTTCGCGGGCGCGGCGAACAACGTGGCGGTGCTGCGGATTCCCACGTTCCTGTCGGGCGGCGGCATCGCGCAGCGGGTGCACGACCTCGTGGGCGAGGCCCGCGCGGGCGGGGCGACCGGCCTGATCGTGGACCTGCGCGGCAATCCGGGCGGCAGCCTCGCGGAGTGCGACAGCGCCGTGAGCGCCTTCGTGCCCTCCTTCGCGCGGGTGGCGCGGGGCGCACAGGGCGAGAGCCGCACAGTGGTCAGCCGGGGGACGCGCCTGGAAAATGGCCGCAACGCGGGGGGGGTGCGCAGTCCGCAACTGTGGACCGGGCCGCTCGCGGTGCTGGTGGACCGGGGCAGCGCCTCGTGCAGCGAGTTCTTCGCCTTCGAGATTCAGCATGCCGGGCGCGGCCCGGTGATCGGCGAGACGACGGCGGGCGTGGGCAACACCGCCACCCGCGTCTTTCCGGTGGGCGAGGACGCCGCCCTGCAACTCACCATCCTGAATTACGCCAAGCCCGGCGGAACGCTCTACCCCGACCGGGTGAAGCCCGACCAGCCTCGCGAGCAGACCGAGGAGGACGTGCGCCTGCTGACGCGCGGCCAGGACACCCTGCTCGCCGCCGGGGTACAGGCCCTGGTGACGGCCCCGCCCCTGACCCTGGACCCCCAGACCGCCCGCTGA
- a CDS encoding M20/M25/M40 family metallo-hydrolase: MPLSYLTRIAQTPAPTFDEGERGALMAGLWEELGYRTERDEVGNVLTRLTPPGTEGKPALLLAAHLDTVFPRATDVTVREEGGKLIGPGVGDNSASLAVLTALLRDLRGEAGEGLRRPLWVAANVAEEGLGDLRGAKHLIATHRERLGAFIAVDGYLGVAVTRAVGVRRYRATFLGPGGHSWGDQAPSALHALGMAIHDLYALHRPAAPRTTLNVGLASGGTSVNSIAGSAELLLDLRSLDPELLGDLDRRAQGVLHAAARAVGVGLRLERVGDRPGGELNAGPLLDLAREAAREGRTELRLASSSTDANAAAPHGLPAIALGVYRGGNAHREDEWVQASSLGPGLRFLSRVVALYQRRPVA; encoded by the coding sequence ATGCCCCTTTCCTACCTCACGCGCATCGCGCAGACCCCCGCGCCCACCTTCGATGAGGGGGAACGGGGAGCGCTGATGGCGGGGCTGTGGGAGGAACTGGGCTACCGCACCGAGCGCGACGAGGTGGGCAATGTGCTGACCCGCCTGACCCCGCCCGGCACCGAGGGGAAGCCCGCGCTGCTGCTTGCCGCGCACCTCGACACCGTGTTCCCCCGCGCCACCGACGTGACCGTGCGCGAGGAGGGCGGCAAGCTGATCGGCCCCGGCGTGGGCGACAACAGCGCCAGCCTCGCGGTGCTGACCGCCCTGCTGCGCGACCTGCGCGGGGAGGCCGGGGAAGGGCTGCGCCGCCCGTTGTGGGTCGCCGCCAACGTCGCGGAGGAAGGCCTGGGCGACCTGCGGGGTGCCAAGCACCTGATCGCCACGCACCGCGAGCGGTTGGGGGCCTTTATCGCGGTGGACGGCTACCTGGGGGTCGCCGTCACCCGCGCGGTGGGGGTGCGGCGTTACCGGGCCACCTTCCTGGGACCGGGGGGACACTCCTGGGGCGATCAGGCGCCGAGTGCCCTGCACGCGCTGGGCATGGCGATCCACGACCTCTATGCCCTGCACCGCCCCGCCGCGCCGCGCACCACCCTGAACGTGGGGCTGGCGTCGGGCGGGACCAGCGTGAATTCCATCGCCGGAAGTGCCGAGTTGCTCCTTGACCTGCGTTCGCTGGACCCGGAGCTGCTGGGCGACCTCGACCGCCGGGCACAGGGTGTGCTGCACGCGGCGGCCCGCGCGGTGGGCGTCGGGCTGCGGCTGGAGCGGGTAGGCGACCGCCCCGGCGGGGAGCTGAATGCTGGCCCCCTCCTCGACCTCGCCCGCGAGGCCGCCCGCGAGGGGCGCACCGAACTGCGGCTGGCGTCCAGCAGCACCGACGCCAACGCCGCCGCCCCCCACGGCCTCCCCGCCATCGCCCTCGGCGTCTACCGGGGCGGCAATGCCCACCGCGAGGACGAGTGGGTGCAGGCCAGCAGCCTGGGGCCGGGCCTGCGCTTCCTGTCGCGGGTGGTTGCGCTCTACCAGCGGCGCCCGGTGGCCTGA
- a CDS encoding DR2241 family protein yields the protein MRSLVLIGHGSHLNGESAGAVYRYAELLRERGLYDEVVEGYWKEEPSLRQVLRTVRSTDVTVIPMFISEGYFTETVIPRELGLGHQGPVPPQGVARVLGGKTVRYTLPYGVHPAMSEVILARAREALPDLNPADTALIVLGHGTTRNQNSNRVIYENAGRLRESGHFAEVHALFLDEDPKVGTWPELVRSPRVVVVPFFASEGWHTLETIPEDMGLTGQVTEFADTPNAPQTVYYAAPVGTHPDVAEVVLQLAQEARGASGAGGDEDHGHAEAWTAFLALARRGTRLGEAMITPQAGMFELRHALDEGRPAADLQTLVTVEGLRDRTRRDEGGHHRPVHTLRNLPRGWRAILTEAELPRAVHNLYPAVVEESYAHHTHNLRATPWPTTARRQTGIYTKVTRATPEQVEEVAKDVCSKCLKTRLWAGERLGSTVFSGVPGAIPCPEACTLFIAEVREEVSGKRGQGGHGHDH from the coding sequence ATGCGTTCGCTCGTCCTGATCGGCCACGGTTCGCACCTCAACGGCGAGTCCGCCGGAGCCGTCTACCGCTACGCGGAGTTGCTGCGGGAGCGCGGGCTCTACGACGAGGTGGTGGAAGGCTACTGGAAGGAGGAACCCTCGCTGCGGCAGGTGCTCAGGACCGTGCGCAGCACCGACGTGACCGTGATCCCCATGTTCATCTCGGAGGGCTACTTCACCGAGACGGTGATCCCGCGCGAGCTGGGGCTGGGCCACCAGGGGCCGGTGCCGCCCCAGGGCGTGGCCCGCGTGCTGGGCGGCAAGACGGTGCGCTACACGCTGCCCTACGGGGTCCACCCCGCCATGAGCGAGGTGATCCTGGCCCGCGCCCGCGAGGCACTGCCCGACCTGAACCCCGCCGACACCGCCCTGATCGTGCTGGGGCACGGCACCACCCGCAACCAGAACTCCAACCGGGTGATCTACGAGAATGCGGGCCGCCTGCGCGAGTCCGGCCACTTCGCGGAGGTCCACGCCCTCTTCCTCGACGAGGACCCCAAGGTGGGCACCTGGCCGGAGCTGGTGCGCTCGCCGCGCGTGGTGGTCGTGCCCTTCTTCGCGTCGGAGGGGTGGCACACGCTGGAGACGATTCCGGAGGACATGGGCCTGACCGGGCAGGTCACCGAGTTCGCGGACACGCCGAATGCCCCGCAGACCGTCTACTACGCCGCGCCCGTGGGCACCCACCCCGACGTGGCCGAGGTGGTGTTGCAGCTCGCGCAGGAGGCGCGGGGGGCGTCGGGCGCGGGGGGCGACGAGGACCACGGCCACGCGGAAGCCTGGACCGCCTTCCTCGCCCTGGCCCGCCGGGGCACCCGACTTGGGGAAGCGATGATCACCCCGCAGGCAGGCATGTTCGAGCTGCGCCACGCCCTGGACGAGGGCCGCCCCGCCGCCGACCTCCAGACGCTGGTGACGGTGGAGGGCCTGCGCGACCGCACCCGCCGCGACGAGGGCGGGCACCACCGCCCGGTCCACACCCTGCGCAACCTCCCGCGCGGCTGGCGGGCCATCCTGACGGAAGCCGAGCTGCCCCGCGCGGTCCACAACCTCTACCCCGCCGTCGTGGAGGAGAGCTACGCCCACCACACCCACAACCTGCGGGCGACCCCCTGGCCCACGACCGCCCGCCGTCAGACCGGCATCTACACCAAGGTCACCCGCGCCACCCCCGAGCAGGTGGAGGAGGTGGCGAAGGACGTGTGCAGCAAGTGCCTCAAGACCCGGCTGTGGGCGGGCGAGCGCCTGGGCTCCACGGTGTTCAGCGGCGTGCCGGGCGCGATTCCCTGCCCGGAGGCCTGCACCCTCTTTATCGCGGAGGTGCGCGAGGAGGTCAGCGGCAAGCGCGGCCAGGGCGGGCACGGACACGACCACTGA
- a CDS encoding VC0807 family protein: MTAPSPAARPRTGVPKTVWDLVFTLIIPILILSPNILTSGLSVADLLGGGTAGNIKAYVIAALIPVVYVLVDLIVNRNVSPVALIGGAGAIFSGALAFWYVDGFWYAIKDSARSYLVGLFFLISAGTRVPLFRVFLDAASLGEKPEERAATQQAMRDPVVHRGLVGATVAFAVVDLIGGVVNSAVNYARVTAKFGSDAFNAQVAEVNALMRVPSLIISLAGVALALWLVQSAVKRRYGRGASLLEPTKLREAMREKGELPV; encoded by the coding sequence ATGACCGCCCCCTCGCCCGCCGCCCGCCCGCGCACCGGGGTCCCCAAGACCGTCTGGGACCTCGTCTTCACGCTCATCATTCCCATCCTGATCCTGAGCCCGAACATCTTGACCAGCGGCCTCAGCGTGGCGGACCTGCTGGGTGGGGGCACGGCGGGGAACATCAAAGCCTACGTGATCGCGGCGCTGATTCCGGTCGTGTATGTCCTCGTGGACCTCATCGTGAACCGCAACGTCAGCCCGGTGGCCTTGATCGGCGGGGCGGGCGCGATCTTCTCGGGAGCCCTGGCGTTCTGGTACGTGGACGGCTTCTGGTACGCGATCAAGGACAGTGCCAGGTCGTACCTCGTCGGCCTGTTTTTCCTGATCAGCGCGGGGACGCGGGTGCCCCTCTTCCGGGTGTTTCTGGACGCCGCGAGCCTCGGCGAGAAGCCGGAGGAACGCGCCGCGACCCAGCAGGCGATGCGTGACCCCGTGGTTCACCGGGGGCTGGTCGGGGCAACGGTGGCCTTCGCGGTGGTGGACCTGATCGGCGGGGTGGTCAACAGCGCCGTGAACTACGCCCGCGTGACGGCCAAGTTCGGCTCGGACGCCTTCAACGCGCAGGTCGCCGAGGTGAACGCCCTGATGCGGGTGCCCAGCCTGATCATCAGCCTCGCGGGAGTGGCGCTGGCGCTGTGGCTGGTGCAGAGTGCCGTGAAACGCCGCTACGGTCGCGGCGCGAGCCTGCTGGAGCCGACCAAGCTGCGCGAGGCGATGCGGGAGAAAGGCGAGCTGCCGGTCTGA
- a CDS encoding metallophosphoesterase → MIRLAVLSDLHANLEATLAVHADVKKRGLDELWVLGDLVGKGPRPREVVEWTQAYATRVIQGNWDARVAGATNRPQDLWPRSRLTSEQLAYLAGLPYGIEEQFGGAWWRFVHASSKGLFHRLYPHSSLAEQLDAYLPNPQFGLKAHADALVYADVHETLMLDVEGRPLINTGSVGNPLDSTLPSYLILEFDPNSPAHSATFVRLTYNRDAEIAAAEASGMPFTREYIAELLTGAYQKRRARTGE, encoded by the coding sequence ATGATTCGCCTCGCCGTGCTCTCGGACCTGCACGCCAATCTGGAGGCGACGCTGGCCGTACACGCCGACGTGAAAAAGCGCGGATTGGACGAACTTTGGGTCCTGGGGGACCTCGTGGGCAAGGGGCCACGTCCCCGCGAGGTCGTGGAATGGACCCAGGCCTACGCCACCCGCGTGATCCAGGGCAACTGGGACGCCCGCGTCGCCGGGGCCACCAACCGGCCGCAGGACCTCTGGCCGCGCTCCCGGCTCACCTCCGAGCAGCTCGCGTATCTCGCCGGGCTGCCCTACGGCATCGAGGAACAGTTCGGGGGGGCGTGGTGGCGGTTTGTCCACGCCTCCAGCAAGGGCCTCTTTCACCGCCTGTACCCCCATTCCAGCCTCGCCGAGCAGCTCGACGCCTATCTGCCCAACCCCCAGTTCGGCCTGAAGGCGCACGCCGACGCCCTCGTCTACGCCGATGTCCACGAGACGCTGATGCTGGACGTGGAGGGCCGCCCCCTGATCAACACGGGGTCGGTGGGCAATCCCCTCGACAGCACCCTGCCCAGCTACCTGATTCTGGAGTTCGACCCGAACAGCCCCGCCCACAGCGCGACTTTCGTACGGCTGACCTACAACCGCGACGCGGAGATCGCGGCGGCGGAAGCGAGCGGGATGCCCTTTACCCGCGAGTACATCGCGGAGTTGCTGACGGGGGCGTACCAGAAACGGCGAGCGCGGACGGGGGAATAG
- a CDS encoding CsgG/HfaB family protein yields MSHLRLLALTLALAAPAAAQTTATPAAPATPAPVTAAPALPQGQVNIAVGTFRCKAAKCSSDLGDGISDALTTALLNTGKFAVYERENTGQLTEEAFLSGGAAFEGAELLIFGSITQYEPEASGGGVSFMGMSLGQKKSTIAMDLRIVDVKTRRIIGGTQVKGEAQGNSFSMSGLLPMNLGVKSSPQIEAAISAMLNDAVHQLLLKVPASYYRN; encoded by the coding sequence ATGTCCCACCTGCGTCTGCTCGCCCTGACCCTCGCCCTCGCCGCGCCCGCCGCCGCCCAGACCACGGCCACCCCGGCGGCTCCGGCCACGCCCGCCCCGGTCACCGCCGCGCCCGCCCTGCCGCAGGGGCAGGTCAACATCGCCGTGGGGACCTTCCGCTGCAAGGCGGCCAAGTGCTCCTCAGACCTCGGCGACGGCATCTCCGACGCCCTGACGACCGCCCTGCTCAACACCGGCAAGTTCGCCGTCTACGAGCGCGAGAACACCGGGCAGCTCACCGAGGAGGCCTTCCTGAGCGGGGGCGCCGCCTTCGAGGGCGCGGAGCTGCTGATCTTCGGCTCGATCACCCAGTACGAGCCGGAAGCGTCGGGCGGTGGGGTCAGCTTCATGGGCATGTCCCTGGGTCAGAAAAAGAGCACCATCGCGATGGACCTGCGGATCGTGGACGTGAAGACCCGCCGCATCATCGGCGGCACCCAGGTCAAGGGCGAGGCCCAGGGCAACAGCTTCAGCATGAGCGGCCTGCTCCCGATGAATCTGGGCGTGAAGTCCAGCCCGCAGATCGAGGCGGCCATCAGCGCGATGCTGAACGACGCCGTGCACCAACTGCTGCTCAAGGTGCCTGCCAGCTACTACCGCAACTGA